Genomic DNA from Enoplosus armatus isolate fEnoArm2 chromosome 7, fEnoArm2.hap1, whole genome shotgun sequence:
TACCTGTTGACATTAATGGCATTGAAATTCTACATAGATCTACATTATAATAGTGTTATGTAAATGATAATCTATTTAACACCAACATAAGTTTTCCGTTTAATGTatacattttgttacatttgtgGCGGATTGCTGACATTTAACATAGGATTagagtaaaaaataaacagtagTAGGCCTAATAATAGTAGCcatattcaaaagtaaaaacaggctattaaaacacacaataactaAGCTACATATAAAGTCAATATCACTTTGTGATTTAATAACAAGTAAATACACTTCTGTACTCATTATCCATTGAACCatgaatattacatttcattatatcattaaaaaaaatactgatggGATGTTGGCTGGCATAATATTTGGCATGTCTACTCTACATTACAAGTGTGCTTATGGTATCTTTTTGGTTTAGGAGTATGCCTAAATTACTATTACTTGGGTTAAAGTCAGGTGTATGCGGCTGTTAAGAGCCCTCTTGACTGATTTTGTGACTAGTTGGCCTACTTGTAGTGTACTTTGATAGGTCTATAAAGTGGACTGTTACATTCAGAGGATACAGTTTTAAAACCGAGGTTTTGAAGTGTGCAACCATACAAACACAGCTGAGTTAACAACATATATTCTCAAACATGTAAAATCTTTGACATGCCTCAGATAACATTCACACTTTAGGTGTCcacaaacctggcaacccacaTGTTAACGAGTCACGCGTGGTCGATTCTTCTTCCGGGGTCTACCGGTGGTTTACGAGCGGCGGTTAGTTTGAAGTCAGCTTGAAGTCCAGCTCAAAGTTAAACGACTTTTTattgtggattaaaaaaaaaaagtaataaagttAAGAGAAAGTGATAGATATCAATGTGAGCACGTtatttctatctatctatctatctatctatctatctatcattgAGCTATGTTTTAACATAAGCATgtaaatatttttacttttacattagATCTTAGATATTTAGTGGCAGAATAGGAAGGTCTAACCAACATCAAAATGTTGgccattattattaattaaaacaatgaatgaaaataaaacagaataaatgaagcccatttattctgttttattttttattaattcatacATAACCATATCTAACCTGAACTGCCTTAAATTAATGTTTTacccaaaaacacatcagctaGACAACTGGTTTACAAGCTTGAGAGTGACAAAATGTAGCCATATTAACAAAGCCAATGGTGAACGTATTGATGATGGTGTGAAACTTTGCTGAACAGGACATCCTGTGTCAGTGTGCGTCAgtcctgtgtcagtgtgtgtcagtgtctctgcttctctgcttACCTTCTATATTTCAGTCAGTTACATAAAAAAGAATAGACACAATTCCTGCTCTGTATTCATATGTATTGTTAATTTTTAATGTCTTGATTCTTCAGATTTAAGGGGAATCCCAGCACACAATTGTACCATGTCatgccaaaaagaaaacaatctcaactaCTGACTTTAACTACAAAGAGATTCACAGAGATCCCAGGGGTAGATCCTTAATCACATGATCCCAGTATGATGCAGCGAGACACGACGGACTATAcgatatatagtttcatgttttttcaaaCCAAAATTCAGCTGGATTCTGAAGCTGCCATTAGGTGGCATCATTGACCAATGTACATTATCATCATTCAAGGTCCAGTCTGGAGATGGAGTAGAAACTGACAGAGGTGCCAAGTaatgtacatttactgaagtactgtgCTTGAGTAAAATTTtaaggtacttttacttgattaTTTCCCTTTTGACCACTTCTGCGCAGCTGTAGTTATTACATCTTTTCCAGATAAAGATTTTGCAGATAAGCTTATGAAATATAATGCATCACTTCAGGTTAAATTATCGTAACAGAATGCAAAATAGCAGACCAGCTGGAACATTAAAGGCTTTAACCCTTAATGGGCTGTGTAACTTAACTCTattttgattacatttaatttatgtTATTTATACTAATTATTATAAACAGCAAGTCCCTACCAGCAAGTCAGCAACGTATTATACAGTCATAATCACATCAGATATGAATTGAATATTAATTGCACATCACTGTGCAGGCAGGTGCCCTTTTATCTTGTCCAGCAGTGCAGTGGGATCTTGTAGGAAAGCTGGAAGGTTGTTCCTGTTAAAGTAGGCAGCCAagcccacagcagcagctgacagaatCAGAGGCCACACAAACGAGGTCTTGGGTTTGGGTTCACCACAGGGCCTGGTCTGCATGGGTTGAGCCACTCTCTCCCACTGAGTGAGGATGGCTTGGCGGGCTCCAGCCCACTTTCCTGGCCCTTTGAGACGAAACTGGTACGGGGTGCCCGGGCCGAGCATCACGTTCAGTCCCAGCCTGGGatcagtcagcagcagcctctggATGTTGGGTCGAACCCCCACCAGCTGTGCTATCTCATCCATGTAGCTGATATAGTCGACCTGGATGGTGTGTCTCTGACTGGTGACATACCTGAAAAAGAGACTCGAGCTGAACATGTTGTGGATAACAAGACTAGAGATCCAGAATCCAGAATAGTCTATTGTAATGTGGAGAAAATCCACAATTCTACCTTTTAGCCATTGTCTCCTGCTTGTAGTGAACATCTTTTAGCATGGCAGGTGCTGAAGGAAGCTTGATGCAGCCTGTTTATAATGAGAACCACGGAGAGTGAATGGGCTTCTTATCCTCAATGTattgaacattttgttaaagAACCTGCATTACCTTTAAAGACACGCGTGGCCCATCTGGCCTGCATCTCAGAGATGGGCATGAGGGCTCCCAGTGGCTGCACTAGACCAATGATAGCCAGAGTGGGGCGGTCCAACTCCGCTGGAAACACATACTTGTACAGCGATGTTTTGTTCCCAGACACTGAGACCACATGTGAGGACAGGAATGGAAAGGAAAACCTGTAACCTGTGGCAAACACCTGCAAGACAGAGGACTCATCTCAGTCACAAACAACactgcagtgctgtgtgtgtgggtgagtacAGACTTTTAAGAATTAAACCTACCACCAGGTCAACGTTTTCCACTACACTTCCATCATCGAACTCCACACTGGACCCCTGAAATCTGCGGATGTTGGGTTTCACCTGAACTGTTCCAGATAGGATGCGGTTGGGAAGCTCATCATTCACTGTGGGATGTTGGCTCAACAACCTGAGATATATATTCACACTTTCATGAATACTGCAAGCATGTCAGTCCtaaaacattactttacatTATTGGACTAAGCTATACCTGTGTTTTGGCTTCAGGTTGTACAGACTGTGATCAAATCTTTGGGTGACTTTTCCCTCTGCCATGCCGCAGACTAATCCGAAGGGAAGCCATTGGCGCAAATAAATCACCACCCTCTTGAAGAGCATATCACGGGGAAAACCATTGTCTGAAACTCGATTTACAATCCAGGCTCCCCTCCGAGTGCTTAGATATACCTGTAAATATATGATACAAGAAGTAAGTCATTATGTCCGCACTTGATTAAGGTTGAGGGATCAaagtctttttgtgtgtgcctCAGACGATCCATAACTGTCCAACCTGCTTGGTGACTCTGCTCAGTTCCACTGCTATGTCTCCGCCAGAGTTTCCTATCCCGATCACTACAGCCTTTTTATTCCTCCACTCCTCAGGAGTCTTGTAGTCTCGGCTGTGGAAGTATGTTCCTTCGAAAGTGTCAATGCCTGAGAGGACAGATTTGTGACTATCAGAcaaaatgcattacatttttaactttaaaggatgttttttttggcaaactCTTTTTGTTCAAAGCCATTTGCAATAAATTAATATATGTTCTGCTGCAAGAAGGGTTTACGATACATTGATATTGAgtgatttaaataataatttaaaaaagttaaaGTGACTTTTATTCCTGTGCTCTGGTTTCAACAAGATTTTACGAAGAGTTTTTAGAAATATATcaaaagaaaaccta
This window encodes:
- the LOC139287345 gene encoding flavin-containing monooxygenase 5-like, with the protein product MTRRVAVVGGGSSGLACIKCCLDEGLEPVCFESSDDIGGLWRFKENPEPDRASIYHSVIINTSKEMMCFSDFPIPAHFPNYMHNSLIMDYFRMYADHFQLTKHIRFNTKVLQVKQRSDFSHSGQWDVETENKDGKKEKHIFDAVMICIGHHCHPNMPLHDFPGIDTFEGTYFHSRDYKTPEEWRNKKAVVIGIGNSGGDIAVELSRVTKQVYLSTRRGAWIVNRVSDNGFPRDMLFKRVVIYLRQWLPFGLVCGMAEGKVTQRFDHSLYNLKPKHRLLSQHPTVNDELPNRILSGTVQVKPNIRRFQGSSVEFDDGSVVENVDLVVFATGYRFSFPFLSSHVVSVSGNKTSLYKYVFPAELDRPTLAIIGLVQPLGALMPISEMQARWATRVFKGCIKLPSAPAMLKDVHYKQETMAKRYVTSQRHTIQVDYISYMDEIAQLVGVRPNIQRLLLTDPRLGLNVMLGPGTPYQFRLKGPGKWAGARQAILTQWERVAQPMQTRPCGEPKPKTSFVWPLILSAAAVGLAAYFNRNNLPAFLQDPTALLDKIKGHLPAQ